From the genome of Neodiprion pinetum isolate iyNeoPine1 chromosome 3, iyNeoPine1.2, whole genome shotgun sequence, one region includes:
- the LOC124214483 gene encoding uncharacterized protein — translation MNSIKFGIVLCCVFIVLLHSILAKDDEDKDKLAEGEKRIRDQIRVILEHYQQEDPIGLPGAPIPDPMNVPDMKNSFSVYTMEFKDIQVYGLAKFRIHQIHANIAAMQVEIALSMEALDIRGTYTLSSWFAGSSAGNFTVKLTGVEVNGVARLEVSQSGRLQAQDIDMDLTFVNIDINFENLGLLASVFQSFLNTIGTFIFDSIKPFILKEVNTNVKGEVNKQISQLPQYFPNSISPFDMAIAEARNQVSRMGYDPYKLEDRTQSIGVFAATTSHTWVTGLASFYRMGNVTLTMKNGTVYAGIDVGTQEIEGRTHWEVSVIGGVLSRVGTVSFTVEYVRVKLTLSQPLDTRKRATLEELDLELGNVQARVHGAGTIDYLMEAGINILPNLLRYQIMDAIEGPIKRRLQSELENVDVEKLVYEKIPEIEEQARRLRGFPLEEETDLEEPQQKLTDEEFGPYSESEEERGPS, via the exons ATGAATTCCATCAAGTTTGGTATCGTTTTGTGCTGCGTTTTTATAGTTCTTTTACATTCCATCCTCGCAAAAG ATGACGAGGACAAGGATAAACTGGCCGAGGGAGAGAAACGGATTAGAGACCAAATCCGAGTAATCCTGGAACACTACCAACAGGAAGATCCCATCGGACTTCCCGGTGCCCCGATTCCCGATCCCATGAACGTGCCGGACATGAAGAACTCCTTTTCGGTCTACACCATGGAATTCAAGGACATTCAAGTCTACGGACTGGCCAAATTTAGGATACACCAGATACACGCAAATATCGCCGCAATGCAG GTCGAGATTGCGTTGAGTATGGAGGCTTTGGACATCCGAGGAACTTACACGCTGTCATCGTGGTTTGCCGGCAGTTCAGCGGGCAATTTCACGGTGAAGTTGACGGGAGTTGAAGTCAACGGTGTCGCGCGTCTCGAGGTTAGCCAGAGCGGAAGGCTCCAGGCGCAAGACATCGACATGGACTTGACGTTCGTCAACATCGACATTAACTTCGAGAACCTCGGACTTTTGGCCTCGGTATTCCAAAGCTTCCTCAATACCATCGGCACTTTCATATTCGACAGCATTAAGCCGTTCATACTCAAGGAGGTCAACACCAACGTGAA GGGTGAGGTGAACAAGCAGATATCACAACTGCCGCAGTACTTCCCGAACTCCATATCGCCGTTTGATATGGCTATCGCAGAGGCGCGTAACCAGGTTTCGAGGATGGGCTATGACCCGTACAAGCTGGAGGACCGCACCCAGAGCATAGGGGTATTCGCAGCCACAACGTCTCACACGTGGGTTACGGGACTGGCGAGTTTTTACAGAATGGGGAACGTTACGCTTACGATGAAGAACGGAACG GTTTACGCGGGCATTGACGTCGGGACCCAGGAGATTGAGGGAAGGACGCACTGGGAGGTGAGCGTAATCGGTGGGGTCCTGTCGAGGGTGGGAACCGTATCATTCACCGTTGAATACGTCAGGGTGAAATTGACGCTCAGTCAGCCATTGGATACTCGGAAAAGAGCCACCCTCGAGGAACTCGATTTAGAACTCGGCAACGTGCAAGCCCGCGTTCACGGAGCCGGTACCATCGACTACCTCATGGAAGCCGGCATCAACATACTACCCAATTTACTCAG GTACCAGATAATGGACGCCATTGAGGGGCCGATAAAGCGACGGCTGCAAAGCGAGCTGGAGAATGTTGATGTGGAGAAACTGGTCTATGAGAAGATACCCGAGATCGAGGAACAGGCGAGGCGGCTCCGCGGCTTTCCGCTGGAGGAGGAAACTGATCTTGAAGAACCGCAGCAGAAGTTAACCGACGAAGAATTTGGACCGTATTCAGAAAGCGAGGAGGAACGTGGCccgtcgtaa